Proteins from a single region of Flavobacterium sp. K5-23:
- a CDS encoding sensor histidine kinase, with amino-acid sequence MVAYFRRNIYLKLALKIRTEINDNRGLTDSYYNLSEYYKTRDINLSNKYALLTYQYSSKLNFVDIRLGALKLLIQNSNGNQSKKYSLLYLHINDSITKVRQKSKNQFAKIKYDSKKAKDENLKLKTQKAENTLQLELHKNRTLILFFIVIIILITSGFLYYYLFTKSKREKVKTSYDTETRISTKLHDELANDVYQVIAFTETQDLSSANNKEILLTNLDTIYSRTRNISKENSTIETGTPFLYNLKEMISGYNTNSINIIINGIDTINWSTLENTKKITVYRVLQELLVNMKKHSKCSIVVLSFKKNKNNLHIDYTDNGVGVTFDKIKMKNGLENIENRIQAINGTVAFDTKFDKGFKVTIKFPA; translated from the coding sequence ATGGTGGCGTACTTTCGTCGGAATATCTACTTAAAACTAGCATTAAAAATACGTACAGAAATCAATGATAATCGAGGTCTAACTGATAGTTACTACAATTTATCAGAGTATTACAAAACAAGAGATATAAATTTATCTAATAAATATGCTCTATTAACATATCAATATTCATCAAAGTTAAATTTTGTAGATATTCGTTTAGGGGCTTTAAAATTATTAATACAAAACAGCAATGGAAATCAATCCAAAAAATATTCACTGCTATACCTTCATATCAATGATAGCATTACTAAAGTAAGACAAAAATCTAAAAACCAGTTTGCAAAAATTAAATATGATTCCAAAAAAGCAAAGGATGAGAATCTAAAACTTAAAACCCAAAAAGCAGAGAACACGCTACAATTAGAATTACATAAAAACAGGACTTTAATCTTATTCTTTATCGTAATAATTATATTGATTACTTCTGGCTTTTTATATTACTATTTGTTTACTAAAAGCAAAAGAGAAAAGGTTAAAACATCTTATGATACTGAAACAAGAATTTCAACAAAACTCCATGACGAGTTGGCAAATGATGTCTATCAAGTAATAGCATTTACAGAAACTCAGGATTTATCTTCAGCGAATAACAAAGAAATTTTGCTGACAAATCTAGATACTATCTATTCCAGAACGAGAAACATTTCTAAAGAAAATAGTACTATAGAAACAGGAACTCCTTTTTTATATAACTTAAAAGAAATGATTTCGGGGTATAATACTAATTCAATCAATATCATAATTAACGGAATAGACACCATTAATTGGTCCACATTAGAAAACACAAAGAAAATTACCGTTTATAGAGTACTACAAGAGTTGTTAGTAAATATGAAAAAACACAGTAAATGTAGTATCGTTGTATTGTCATTCAAAAAAAATAAAAACAACTTGCATATAGACTATACGGATAACGGCGTAGGAGTAACATTTGACAAAATAAAAATGAAAAATGGTCTTGAAAACATAGAAAATCGTATTCAGGCGATAAATGGAACTGTTGCTTTTGACACAAAATTTGATAAAGGATTCAAGGTAACTATAAAATTTCCTGCATAA
- the rplT gene encoding 50S ribosomal protein L20 translates to MPRSVNSVAKRARRKKIMKQAKGFFGRRKNVWTVAKNAVEKAMCYAYRDRKVNKRNFRSLWIQRINAGARLEGISYSQFMGKVKANGIELNRKVLADLAMNHPEAFKAVLNKVK, encoded by the coding sequence ATGCCAAGATCGGTAAATTCAGTTGCTAAAAGAGCAAGAAGAAAAAAAATAATGAAGCAAGCCAAAGGTTTCTTTGGTAGACGTAAAAACGTTTGGACAGTTGCTAAAAATGCGGTAGAGAAAGCAATGTGCTACGCTTACCGTGACAGAAAAGTGAACAAAAGAAATTTCCGTTCTTTATGGATTCAACGTATTAACGCTGGAGCTAGATTAGAAGGAATATCTTATTCACAATTCATGGGTAAGGTAAAAGCTAACGGAATCGAATTGAACAGAAAAGTTCTTGCAGATTTAGCTATGAACCACCCTGAAGCTTTCAAAGCTGTACTTAATAAAGTAAAATAA
- the infC gene encoding translation initiation factor IF-3 yields MNNHIRGIQEVRLVGENIEPGVFKLSEALRLADQFELDLVEISPNAEPPVCKIMDYKKFVYEQKKRDKILKAKSTQVTVKEIRFGPQTDEHDYEFKRKNAEKFLKEGAKLKAFVFFKGRSIIYKDQGQILLLRLATDLEEYGKVEAMPVLEGKRMIMFIAPKKKK; encoded by the coding sequence ATAAATAATCATATTCGTGGTATACAAGAAGTACGTCTTGTAGGTGAAAACATTGAGCCTGGAGTTTTTAAACTTTCAGAAGCTTTACGTTTAGCGGATCAATTTGAACTAGATTTAGTTGAAATTTCACCAAATGCTGAGCCGCCAGTATGTAAGATTATGGATTACAAGAAATTTGTTTACGAGCAAAAGAAACGTGATAAAATCTTAAAAGCAAAATCTACACAGGTAACTGTAAAGGAGATTCGTTTTGGTCCTCAAACTGATGAGCATGATTATGAATTTAAGAGAAAGAATGCTGAAAAATTCTTAAAAGAAGGTGCTAAATTAAAAGCATTTGTATTCTTTAAAGGACGTTCTATTATCTATAAAGACCAAGGTCAGATCTTACTATTAAGATTAGCAACGGATTTAGAAGAATATGGTAAAGTGGAAGCGATGCCAGTTCTTGAAGGAAAGAGAATGATTATGTTCATTGCTCCGAAGAAGAAAAAGTAG
- the thrS gene encoding threonine--tRNA ligase has translation MIKITLPDGSVREYAPDVTPMDVAKSISEGFARNVISASFNGTTIETTTALTTDGSLTLYTWNDEDGKKAFWHSTSHVMAQVLEEMYPGVKLTLGPAISNGFYYDVDFEDQKITDADFKKIEDRVLEISRGKHEFKLRPVSKADALEMYKDNVYKTEMITNLEDGTITFCDHDTFTDLCRGGHIPNTGIIKAMKIMSVAGAYWRGDEKNKQLTRVYGTSFPKQKDLTEYLALLEEAKRRDHRKLGKELELFAFSQKVGQGLPLWLPKGAALRERLEQFLKKAQKKAGYEQVVTPHIGQKELYVTSGHYAKYGADSFQPITTPHEGEEFLLKPMNCPHHCEIYNVRPWSYKDLPKRYAEFGTVYRYEQSGELHGLTRVRGFTQDDAHIFCTPEQLDEEFKKVIDLVLYVFGSLGFENFTAQISLRDKENREKYIGTDENWEKAENAIINAAADKGLNTIVEYGEAAFYGPKLDFMVKDALGRQWQLGTIQVDYNLPERFDLTYKGSDNELHRPVMIHRAPFGSMERFIAILLEHTAGNFPLWLMPEQAIILSLSEKYEIYAKKVLDLLENHEIRALIDNRNETIGKKIRDAEMQKIPFMLIVGEEEEKNGTISIRRHGQEGKGNITITIEEFAAIVDEEIKKTLKVFTV, from the coding sequence ATGATTAAGATTACTTTGCCCGATGGGTCAGTTAGAGAGTATGCGCCAGATGTAACTCCGATGGATGTTGCTAAAAGCATTAGTGAAGGATTTGCCAGAAATGTAATTTCGGCTTCTTTTAATGGTACAACTATTGAAACAACCACTGCTTTAACCACGGACGGTAGTCTTACATTATACACTTGGAATGACGAAGACGGGAAGAAAGCTTTTTGGCATTCAACTTCACACGTTATGGCACAAGTTCTTGAAGAAATGTATCCTGGAGTCAAACTAACACTTGGACCTGCGATTTCCAACGGATTTTATTACGATGTTGATTTTGAAGATCAAAAAATTACAGATGCCGATTTCAAAAAAATTGAAGATCGCGTACTTGAAATTTCAAGAGGTAAACATGAATTTAAATTACGTCCCGTTTCTAAAGCTGATGCTTTAGAGATGTACAAAGACAATGTTTATAAAACGGAGATGATTACCAATCTTGAAGACGGGACAATTACGTTTTGCGATCACGATACTTTTACTGATTTATGTCGCGGTGGTCATATTCCTAATACTGGAATTATCAAAGCGATGAAAATTATGAGCGTTGCTGGTGCTTACTGGCGCGGTGATGAAAAGAACAAGCAATTGACACGTGTTTACGGTACTTCGTTCCCTAAGCAAAAAGACCTGACTGAATATTTAGCCTTACTTGAAGAAGCGAAGCGTCGCGACCATAGAAAACTTGGAAAGGAATTAGAATTGTTTGCTTTCTCACAAAAAGTGGGTCAAGGCTTACCTTTATGGTTGCCTAAAGGAGCTGCATTGAGAGAAAGACTGGAGCAATTCTTGAAAAAAGCACAGAAAAAAGCAGGATACGAGCAAGTGGTTACCCCACACATAGGTCAAAAAGAACTTTATGTTACTTCTGGACATTATGCTAAATATGGTGCGGATAGCTTTCAACCAATAACCACTCCACACGAAGGAGAGGAGTTCTTATTGAAACCTATGAACTGCCCTCATCACTGTGAAATATACAATGTAAGACCATGGTCGTACAAAGATTTACCAAAACGTTATGCTGAATTTGGAACTGTTTATAGATACGAACAAAGTGGTGAACTGCACGGTTTAACGCGTGTACGTGGGTTTACTCAGGATGACGCACATATTTTTTGTACTCCGGAACAACTTGACGAAGAGTTTAAAAAAGTTATTGACCTTGTACTATATGTATTTGGTTCATTAGGATTTGAAAACTTCACGGCTCAGATTTCATTAAGAGACAAAGAGAACAGAGAAAAGTACATAGGTACAGATGAAAACTGGGAGAAAGCAGAAAATGCGATTATCAATGCAGCAGCAGACAAAGGATTGAATACTATTGTTGAATATGGTGAAGCGGCTTTCTATGGTCCTAAGCTAGATTTCATGGTAAAAGACGCCTTAGGAAGACAATGGCAACTGGGTACTATTCAGGTAGATTACAACCTTCCCGAACGATTTGATTTGACTTACAAAGGATCTGATAACGAATTACATAGACCGGTTATGATTCACAGAGCACCTTTTGGTTCGATGGAACGTTTCATTGCTATTTTACTAGAACATACAGCAGGAAATTTCCCACTCTGGTTAATGCCAGAACAGGCTATAATCTTGTCTTTGAGTGAGAAATATGAAATATATGCCAAAAAAGTTTTAGATTTGCTAGAAAATCACGAAATTCGCGCCCTCATAGACAACCGAAACGAGACGATTGGGAAGAAAATTAGAGATGCAGAAATGCAAAAGATCCCATTCATGTTGATTGTAGGTGAGGAAGAAGAGAAAAACGGAACTATATCTATCCGTCGTCATGGACAGGAAGGAAAAGGAAATATTACCATTACAATAGAAGAATTTGCTGCTATTGTGGATGAAGAGATTAAAAAAACATTAAAAGTATTTACAGTTTAA
- the istA gene encoding IS21 family transposase has protein sequence MANKLLSMIKIRQILLFLERSVSQRSIEKEVKISRKTIALYLQKFAQTGVDFKELLKRSDQELEQILGLIKPVVVDDTDPRKDHFNNLSGYFNKELNRTGVTRLLLWEEYIKEYPSGFQYSRFCELLQDQEKVNNAVMHFVHTPAKLLEVDFAGDMLHYVDTSTGELIACPVYVAVLPFSGYGYVEALPDAKLPQVVKALNHTIAYFGGVPLTVKSDNMRQWVSKSCKYEPVFTDMLEQWANHNNIALLAARPYKPKDKPSVENNVKITYRRIYATLRNDTFHSLSELNKAIREKLDSHHQLNFQKKVFSRLELFESQEKIALQPLPESPYSIRHYTKAKVQKHYHVLVGEDWHFYSVPYRYIGKEVRISYDQDIVEIYSDGQRIAVHTRNYTSHGYTSTREHMPERHQAISNQRGWSPEYYLKKAEENGPYSFEFFKKVMDSKLIIDQSYTACLGLLRLMNSYGSIRMEAACKRV, from the coding sequence ATGGCAAATAAACTACTTAGTATGATTAAGATAAGACAGATACTTTTATTCTTAGAACGTAGTGTTTCACAGCGTTCTATAGAAAAGGAAGTGAAAATTTCTAGAAAAACAATCGCACTGTATTTGCAAAAATTTGCGCAAACTGGAGTTGATTTTAAAGAATTATTAAAGCGTTCCGATCAGGAGCTTGAGCAAATACTTGGGCTTATAAAGCCTGTTGTGGTAGACGATACTGACCCTCGGAAAGATCATTTTAACAATCTGAGTGGGTATTTTAATAAGGAACTCAATCGAACCGGTGTTACGCGTCTACTGCTTTGGGAAGAATATATTAAAGAATATCCATCAGGATTTCAGTATTCCAGGTTCTGTGAACTTTTACAGGATCAGGAGAAGGTTAACAATGCGGTGATGCATTTCGTCCATACCCCTGCAAAGCTACTCGAAGTAGACTTTGCGGGTGATATGCTTCACTATGTAGATACTTCAACAGGAGAACTAATTGCGTGCCCGGTATATGTTGCAGTGCTTCCTTTTAGTGGTTATGGTTATGTAGAGGCTTTACCGGATGCAAAATTACCTCAAGTGGTTAAAGCTTTGAACCATACTATTGCGTACTTTGGAGGGGTTCCCCTGACTGTTAAATCGGACAACATGAGGCAATGGGTGTCAAAAAGTTGTAAATATGAACCTGTATTTACTGATATGCTCGAGCAATGGGCAAACCACAATAATATCGCTCTGCTGGCAGCTCGTCCCTATAAACCAAAAGATAAACCCTCTGTTGAAAATAATGTAAAGATCACCTATAGGCGCATTTATGCCACTCTGCGTAACGATACTTTTCATAGTCTTTCTGAACTTAACAAGGCCATTAGAGAGAAACTCGATAGTCATCATCAGTTGAACTTTCAGAAGAAAGTATTCAGTAGACTTGAGTTGTTTGAAAGCCAAGAGAAAATAGCACTACAACCCTTGCCAGAATCCCCATACAGTATCAGACATTACACCAAGGCAAAGGTGCAAAAGCATTACCATGTGCTTGTGGGTGAAGACTGGCACTTTTACTCTGTTCCATACCGCTACATTGGAAAAGAGGTACGCATTTCTTATGATCAAGACATCGTAGAGATCTATTCTGATGGACAAAGAATTGCTGTGCATACTAGGAATTATACCAGCCATGGCTATACCAGTACTAGGGAACATATGCCCGAAAGACACCAGGCCATAAGTAATCAACGTGGATGGAGCCCTGAATACTATCTCAAAAAAGCCGAAGAAAATGGACCGTATAGTTTTGAATTCTTCAAAAAAGTAATGGACAGTAAACTGATAATCGACCAGTCCTATACCGCTTGTTTGGGTCTGCTGAGATTAATGAATTCGTATGGCAGTATCCGAATGGAGGCTGCGTGTAAGCGGGTTTAA
- a CDS encoding endonuclease/exonuclease/phosphatase family protein: protein MKYFFTFLFLLYISILYPQAKLVSWNLENFGKSKSDETISYIANTLKNYDLVAIQEVVAGYGGAQAVAKLADELNRKGAKWDYVISEPTSSSAYKTERYAFLWKTAVLKKIGNPWLEIKYHLEIDREPYFCTFEYQKKQFTIVNFHAITKSKQPETEIKYFKYLPEEYPTLNLIFAGDFNCPQSHTVFNPLKKMGYKAILENQKTSLKQECKNGECLSAEFDNMHYSTIKVKPLNSGIISFYKSFNSLKEARAVSDHIPIWFEFSLN, encoded by the coding sequence ATGAAATATTTCTTCACGTTTCTATTTCTACTTTATATTTCGATTTTATATCCACAAGCCAAACTCGTTTCTTGGAACTTGGAAAATTTTGGAAAATCAAAGTCTGATGAAACAATCAGTTATATTGCCAATACATTAAAAAATTATGATTTAGTAGCCATTCAAGAAGTAGTGGCGGGATATGGCGGCGCCCAAGCTGTAGCTAAACTTGCTGACGAGCTAAACAGAAAAGGAGCCAAATGGGATTATGTAATCAGTGAGCCTACAAGTAGCAGTGCCTACAAAACAGAACGTTATGCTTTTCTTTGGAAAACAGCTGTACTAAAAAAAATAGGCAACCCTTGGTTAGAAATAAAATACCATCTTGAAATTGATAGAGAACCTTATTTCTGTACGTTTGAATATCAAAAAAAACAGTTTACAATTGTCAATTTTCACGCAATTACCAAAAGTAAACAGCCCGAAACGGAGATTAAATATTTTAAATACCTCCCAGAGGAATATCCAACCTTGAATTTGATATTCGCTGGAGACTTCAATTGCCCACAATCGCATACAGTTTTTAATCCTTTGAAAAAAATGGGATATAAAGCCATTTTAGAAAATCAAAAGACATCTTTAAAACAAGAATGTAAAAATGGAGAATGTTTATCGGCTGAATTCGATAATATGCACTACTCCACCATTAAAGTAAAACCACTAAATTCAGGAATTATATCATTTTATAAAAGCTTCAACTCCTTAAAAGAAGCAAGAGCAGTATCTGACCACATTCCTATATGGTTTGAATTTTCTCTTAACTGA
- a CDS encoding tetratricopeptide repeat-containing sensor histidine kinase — protein sequence MFRSPIFIFLLLFSIYSCDNIPKDKTTLIKEKPKTVNSIEARKLLDKADVFNSNQKFDSAYYFYNRSKIIYELENDSANIAYNLIQMASMQQVLSDYIGSEKNLIEALLYIQQGSPYKSAAYNSLGISSKELYNYEDALYYYNKAKINTTDTIAQIQIVNNKANIHIKQKKYESSIQLLEPLLKSKILETNEVRKAKILDNLGFSYFKNNKYQDGLSMMLEALSIRKKNNDIYALISSNLHLAEYFQKSQPQTANEYALNAYQISKNIHNVDSRLESLSFLIAHNFEKKSNQFAVEYIKLNDSILNVRNNAKNQFIKIKFDSEQNRAENLKLTAQKAENALQLELQKNRTLILSFVLLIGATITVFIVYYLRAKNKREKIQTSYNTEIRIAKKLHDELANDVYQTMAFAETQDLSSFNNKETLLNNLDTIYSRTRNISKENSTIETGINFIPNLKEMMAGFNTEATNIILNGLDTINWSSIENTKKITVYRVLQELLVNMKKHSKSSLVVIFFKINENKICLDYTDNGVGATFDKIKNKNGLQNVENRIQAIKGTVTFDTKSDKGFKATISFPI from the coding sequence ATGTTTCGTTCCCCGATATTTATTTTCCTTCTACTCTTTTCAATCTATTCTTGTGACAATATCCCAAAAGACAAAACAACTCTTATAAAAGAAAAACCTAAAACTGTAAACAGTATTGAAGCACGAAAATTATTAGACAAAGCCGATGTTTTTAATTCAAACCAAAAATTTGACAGTGCTTATTATTTTTACAACCGTTCCAAAATAATTTATGAATTGGAAAATGACAGTGCAAATATTGCCTATAATTTAATACAAATGGCATCAATGCAACAGGTATTGAGTGATTATATAGGGAGTGAAAAAAATTTAATAGAAGCCTTATTATATATACAACAAGGATCCCCTTATAAATCAGCAGCCTACAATTCACTTGGTATCTCTTCAAAGGAACTATACAATTACGAAGATGCTTTGTATTATTATAACAAAGCTAAAATTAACACTACAGATACTATAGCACAAATACAAATTGTCAATAATAAAGCAAACATCCATATCAAACAAAAAAAATACGAATCCTCTATACAACTTCTTGAGCCATTATTAAAATCAAAAATATTAGAAACCAATGAAGTTAGAAAAGCTAAAATTTTGGACAATTTAGGATTTTCATATTTCAAAAATAACAAGTATCAGGATGGATTGTCTATGATGCTAGAAGCACTATCGATTAGAAAAAAAAATAATGATATATATGCTTTAATAAGTAGTAATTTACATCTTGCTGAATATTTTCAAAAAAGCCAACCTCAAACAGCAAATGAATATGCTCTAAATGCGTATCAAATCTCCAAGAATATACACAATGTTGATTCCAGATTAGAATCACTCTCTTTTTTAATCGCTCATAATTTTGAAAAAAAATCAAATCAATTTGCAGTTGAATACATAAAGCTTAACGATAGTATTCTAAACGTTCGTAATAACGCTAAAAACCAGTTTATAAAAATAAAATTTGACAGTGAACAAAATAGAGCAGAAAACCTTAAACTAACAGCTCAAAAAGCTGAGAATGCATTGCAATTAGAGTTGCAAAAAAACAGAACCTTAATCTTGTCTTTTGTGCTATTAATTGGTGCTACAATTACTGTGTTTATTGTTTATTATTTAAGAGCAAAAAACAAAAGGGAAAAAATTCAAACCTCCTACAATACTGAAATTAGAATAGCAAAAAAACTACATGATGAATTGGCAAATGATGTCTATCAAACAATGGCATTTGCTGAAACACAAGATCTTTCTTCATTTAACAACAAAGAAACCCTACTCAATAATCTTGACACCATCTATTCCAGAACCCGTAACATCTCTAAAGAAAACAGTACCATAGAAACAGGAATTAATTTTATACCAAACCTTAAAGAAATGATGGCTGGCTTTAATACGGAAGCAACTAATATCATATTAAACGGATTGGACACCATCAATTGGTCTTCCATTGAAAACACAAAAAAAATAACCGTTTATCGAGTGCTACAAGAACTCTTGGTCAATATGAAAAAACACAGTAAAAGCAGTTTAGTTGTGATTTTTTTTAAAATAAATGAAAATAAAATCTGTTTGGATTACACTGATAACGGGGTTGGAGCTACATTTGATAAAATAAAAAACAAAAACGGACTTCAAAATGTGGAAAACCGTATTCAAGCTATAAAAGGAACAGTTACTTTTGACACTAAATCCGATAAAGGATTCAAAGCAACTATTTCATTTCCTATATAA
- a CDS encoding ATP-binding protein, which yields MFIEKGENVLITGATGCGKSFMACALGRSACLLGYRTQYFSMNKFMDAVTQARLDGSYLKWIRGISANKLLILDDFGLKALNNDARIALLDILEDRYGLGSTMITSQLPVDTWYNFIEEPTLADAIMDRLSASAHRIALTGKSLRTKKNH from the coding sequence ATGTTTATAGAAAAAGGCGAAAACGTTCTGATAACTGGTGCCACTGGTTGTGGTAAATCTTTTATGGCCTGCGCCTTAGGGCGCAGTGCTTGTTTGCTTGGTTACCGTACTCAGTACTTTAGTATGAATAAGTTCATGGATGCCGTGACCCAAGCAAGGCTCGATGGTTCGTATCTGAAATGGATTAGGGGTATCTCTGCAAATAAGCTGCTGATCCTAGATGACTTTGGGTTGAAAGCCCTGAACAATGACGCAAGGATTGCATTGCTTGATATTCTCGAAGATAGATATGGTTTAGGGTCAACTATGATTACTTCACAGTTACCCGTGGACACTTGGTACAACTTCATTGAGGAGCCAACTCTGGCCGACGCTATTATGGACAGATTGTCAGCTTCGGCACACAGAATAGCACTAACAGGCAAATCTTTGAGAACTAAAAAAAATCATTAA
- the rpmI gene encoding 50S ribosomal protein L35: protein MPKMKTKSSAKKRFKVTGSGKIKRKHAFKSHILTKKSKKRKLALTHSALVHKTDMKSIKQQLRII from the coding sequence ATGCCTAAAATGAAAACCAAATCTAGCGCCAAGAAACGTTTTAAAGTTACTGGTTCTGGAAAGATTAAAAGAAAGCATGCTTTTAAAAGTCACATCTTGACTAAAAAATCTAAAAAACGTAAATTAGCTTTGACACATTCAGCGTTAGTTCACAAAACAGATATGAAAAGCATCAAACAACAATTAAGAATTATATAA
- a CDS encoding M48 family metallopeptidase, with protein MTVIKKLCFPICIIIFAILLTLQSCEKKEQRNQITKHNTADIDSLLNTGHRLYENANFDSSYYYYSKAKYAAEVKKDTSRIIHSLSWMAEIQRNQGDYTGSESTSVEAFPYIGNSNKYPYGETNIYNGLGSNYLFTSDNDNAIYYYRKAINYKTDEVIKAGIINNIALIYIEKREYKKAIQIFLSLISKKKIKDTPETYARLNDNLGNTYNKSNNNLAFYHLMDIPLQRSPRFRYKVRHPFRYKGRHDSAGKVATYSGAKYATLLLV; from the coding sequence ATGACGGTAATAAAAAAGCTCTGTTTCCCTATTTGTATTATAATCTTTGCAATACTTTTAACGCTACAATCTTGCGAGAAAAAAGAACAGAGAAACCAAATAACAAAACACAATACAGCCGATATAGACAGTCTCTTAAATACTGGACACAGGCTTTATGAAAATGCAAATTTTGACAGTTCATACTATTATTACAGCAAAGCAAAATATGCTGCAGAAGTAAAAAAAGACACTTCGAGAATTATTCATTCCTTAAGTTGGATGGCAGAAATACAACGAAACCAAGGGGATTATACAGGGAGCGAAAGTACTAGTGTTGAAGCCTTTCCTTATATAGGAAACTCAAATAAATACCCCTATGGAGAAACAAATATATATAATGGTCTAGGCAGTAATTATCTATTTACTTCAGATAATGATAATGCTATATATTATTATAGAAAAGCTATAAATTATAAAACAGATGAAGTTATAAAAGCAGGCATTATTAATAATATTGCTCTTATATACATCGAGAAGAGAGAGTATAAAAAAGCAATACAAATATTCTTGTCTTTAATTTCCAAAAAAAAAATTAAAGACACCCCTGAAACATATGCCAGATTAAACGATAATTTAGGTAATACGTATAATAAATCTAATAATAATTTAGCTTTTTACCACTTAATGGATATTCCGCTGCAAAGGTCGCCACGATTCCGCTACAAAGTACGCCACCCATTCCGCTACAAAGGTCGCCACGATTCCGCTGGAAAGGTCGCCACTTATTCCGGAGCAAAGTACGCCACTTTACTCTTGGTTTAA
- a CDS encoding response regulator, with product MLKKILIAEDLDSISIAVVQALEELNIADIKHAKYCDDALLQIKKALQDNVPYDLLISDLSFKPDHRENKLNSGDELIEAVKKVQPDIKTIVFSIEDKSYRIKSLFNDLGINAYVSKGRNSIPQLQKAIQNVFTDDEKIVSPELEYALRDKSLHEIESYDISLLKLLSKGLNMEDISLEFKDTGIIPNGCSSIEKRINKLKTYFKASNNVHLIAISKDLGLV from the coding sequence ATGTTAAAAAAAATATTAATCGCCGAAGATTTAGACAGCATCAGTATTGCAGTGGTGCAAGCATTAGAAGAACTTAATATAGCGGACATAAAGCACGCCAAATACTGTGATGATGCTTTACTTCAAATAAAAAAAGCGCTCCAAGATAACGTTCCTTATGATTTATTAATTAGTGATTTATCGTTTAAGCCAGATCACAGAGAAAACAAATTGAATAGTGGAGATGAACTTATTGAAGCTGTGAAAAAAGTACAACCAGACATTAAAACAATTGTTTTTTCAATTGAAGACAAGTCGTATCGTATAAAATCCCTGTTTAATGACCTAGGAATTAATGCTTATGTTTCAAAGGGAAGGAATAGTATCCCTCAATTACAAAAAGCCATCCAGAATGTTTTTACTGATGATGAAAAAATAGTATCTCCTGAACTTGAGTATGCATTAAGAGATAAATCCCTTCACGAAATTGAGTCTTATGATATTTCCTTATTGAAATTATTGTCCAAAGGACTTAATATGGAAGATATTTCTCTAGAATTTAAAGACACAGGAATTATTCCTAATGGTTGTAGTAGCATTGAGAAGCGAATAAACAAACTCAAAACCTATTTCAAGGCCAGCAACAATGTACATCTTATAGCTATATCCAAAGACTTAGGATTAGTATAG